Proteins encoded together in one Bombus affinis isolate iyBomAffi1 chromosome 2, iyBomAffi1.2, whole genome shotgun sequence window:
- the LOC126928944 gene encoding uncharacterized protein LOC126928944 isoform X2: protein MSDIKSVLSLLCQHLNFSINIVMKPEYFRLAKFNSTAENVTRTFWTALNVLSYYAVKEKQIKIDFQKYDTIWATKLCFAYLQYPAIEFYALSESSKNNRPLLLAFAWLLGTQDILSVITHINLSNSVLGRECSRLNSIQKKEIQYNIPETFSAQINNILYLNGKVNYNIKEISELISEKAKLISKIHTASVEVCGLPHLSVSETALVKRISATNKNALSNEDKKYIKELSTIASLLDIHMKWSKKKHIFFEWMVTVVQEHNKSLNTSFAGIDWNEVSKFISLLCSVTEEKLEALSSKEETINSQDYEPKCISRLLRVQEK from the exons atGTCTGATATAAAGAGTGTTTTGTCTCTATTATGTCAGCATTTAAATTTCTCAATCAACATCGTGATGAAACCTGAATATTTTAGGCTGGCAAAATTTAATAGCACGGCAGAAAATGTC ACTAGAACGTTTTGGACAGCACTGAATGTCTTAAGCTATTATgctgtaaaagaaaaacaaatcaaaattgattttcaaaaatatg ATACAATATGGGCTACCAAATTATGTTTTGCATATTTACAATACCCTGCAATAGAGTTTTATGCTTTAAGCGAGAGTAGTAAAAATAACAGACCATTATTATTAGCATTTGCATGGCTTCTTGGAACACAAGATATTCTAAGTGTTATCACTCACATAAATCTGTCTAATAGTGTGCTAGGAAGAGAATGTTCACGGTTGAATAGCATACAG AAGAAGGAAATACAGTATAATATACCAGAGACATTCAGTGCACAgataaataatatattgtaCTTAAATGGTAaagtaaattataatataaaagagaTATCTGAACTGATTTCTGAGAAGGCTAAGTTAATAAGCAAAATTCATACTGCGAGTGTTGAAGTTTGTGGTCTTCCACATCTAAGTGTATCAGAGACAGCATTGGTAAAACGTATCTCAGCTACCAATAAAAATGCACTTTCCAATGAagacaaaaaatatataaaagaattATCAACTATTGCTAGTTTATTAGATATACATATGAAGTGGTCTAAAAAGAAACATATATTTTTTGAATGGATG GTAACAGTAGTTCAAGAACATAATAAATCACTGAACACCAGCTTTGCAGGTATAGATTGGAATGAAGTTTCAAAGTTTATTTCTTTGTTATGTTCTGTGACTGAAGAAAAGCTTGAAGCTTTATCATCTAAGGAAGAAACTATTAATTCTCAAGACTATGAACCCAAATGCATTTCGCGTTTATTAAGGGTCCAAG AGAAGTAG
- the LOC126928924 gene encoding LOW QUALITY PROTEIN: F-box/LRR-repeat protein fbxl-1 (The sequence of the model RefSeq protein was modified relative to this genomic sequence to represent the inferred CDS: deleted 3 bases in 2 codons; substituted 4 bases at 4 genomic stop codons) yields MLAAGLVNRTWYEASYAMKFLDEVELVLDDHVHTISKMTELLQHSTRPFCNFVFREVELKRNMLIXDQYGPHMKSLVLSYCDLSDKTLVEILKCCKSLRILRMNGCGDSLMSDRLLEGKNDIKELLETLKNVYELNLEYNYFLNDALFNRLIAICPNLESLSLMGCRMTFHYGLYRKFYHDFNTLPYASRSTLIFINALNYFGQQAYKLKHLDFSYTSINPSALTILTGLQNLRLESLILQERDQLSNESIKGMTQHQTCLKVLDISFNAHITDDSLLCICKNLTKLETLRIIQCSKVTDIGIKYIQLLQHLKELNIAEDIXLNDSITRGLCSSCNIIDDGNMDQNIDGNINFAPPEKNCVQRRTEERMRKENMRILSANALRIHEESVECISKFFPNLRQLELSYCFSGVTDKSIQMIFKELVHLQTLHISHCIRVSDAGLTGMGTGNHNYVEKIXVANNPEFTESRLRISLRSKAEEEIVRDADRKREIMKFCENVSKPLNSFSGYSMIRLKCLQKLFLAANYXCLKHAFAFPELKILYLCQCEQITDIRLDYLSKNNPAIEYLNLNRCYNISDIGISSVAQRLHRLKRLIIQGCFQLTHHTLDSIKLYCKSLHYVDTLYCRRISVAGLESLAQLYVDCHEHAGVASGEN; encoded by the exons AT GTTGGCAGCAGGATTAGTTAATCGAACATGGTATGAAGCATCTTATGCTATGAAGTTTTTAGATGAAGTAGAATTGGTACTTGATGACCACGTACATACGATT AGTAAAATGACAGAGCTTTTACAGCATTCTACAAGACCATTTTGCAACTTTGTTTTTAGAGAAGTAGAATTAAAGAGGAATATGCTAATTTGAGATCAATATGGACCTCATATGAAAAGTCTAGTACtg tCGTACTGTGATCTAAGTGATAAAACATTGGTAGAAATTTTGAAATGCTGCAAGTCTTTGAGAATATTGCGTATGAATGGTTGCGGAGACTCTCTAATGTCTGATAGACTTTTAGAAGGTAAGAATGACATAAAGGAACTCTTAGAAACATTGAAAAATGTCTATGAACTTAACCTTGAATATAACTATTTCTTAAATGATGCACTTTTTAATAGATTAATTGCCATTTGTCCAAATTTGGAATCTTTAAGCCTTATGGGCTGTCGGATGACCTTTCATTATGGACTGTATAGAAAATTTTATCATGATTTTAACACCTTACCATATGCTTCAAGATCAACGCTGATTTTTATAAATGCATTAAACTATTTTGGACAACAAGCTTATAAACTGAAGCATTTGGATTTTAGCTACACTTCAATTAATCCATCTGCTTTAACTATATTAACAGGTCTACAAAATCTGAGATTAGAGTCTCTAATATTACAAGAACGTGACCAGTTATCTAATGAAAGCATTAAAGGAATGACACAGCATCAGACTTGTTTAAAAGTCCTTGATATTAGCTTTAACGCGCATATCACAGATGACAGTTTACTCTGTATTTGCAAAAATTTGACGAAGTTAGAAACACTTAGAATAATACAATGCAGTAAAGTAACCGATATTGGTATAAAGTATATTCAGTTATTACAACATTTAAAAGAACTCAATATCGCAGAAGACATATAACTTAATGATTCTATTACTCGTGGACTTTGTTCTAGTTGTAATATAATAGATGACGGTAATATGGATCAAAATATTGATGGAAATATCAATTTTGCTCCTCCAGAAAAGAATTGTGTTCAGAGAAGAACAGAAGAAAGGATGAGAAAAGAGAATATGCGAATACTATCAGCAAATGCACTGCGTATTCATGAAGAATCAGTTGAATGCATATCCAAATTTTTTCCTAATTTAAGGCAACTTGAACTTAGCTATTGTTTTAGTGGCGTTACCGATAAATCAATACAG ATGATATTCAAGGAGCTTGTACATTTGCAAACATTACATATAAGCCATTGCATTAGGGTCAGTGATGCTGGCTTAACGGGTATGGGTACTGGTAACCACAACTATGTCGAAAAAATATAAGTTGCAAATAATCCAGAATTTACAGAATCCAGATTAAGAATCAGTTTACGGTCAAAGGCCGAAGAAGAGATAGTACGCGATGCAGATCGaaaacgagaaattatgaaGTTTTGCGAAAACGTATCTAAACCTTTAAATTCATTTTCCGGATACTCTATGATCAGGCTTAAATGCCTTCAAAAACTCTTTCTGGCTGCA AATTACTGATGTTTAAAACACGCATTCGCTTTTCCAGAATTAAAGATCTTATATTTATGCCAGTGTGAACAA ATTACAGACATTAGATTGGATTATTTATCAAAAAATAATCCGGCAATTGAATACTTAAATCTAAACCGCTGTTACAATATATCAGATATTGGTATATCATCTGTTGCACAGAGATTGCACAGATTAAAACGACTTATCATACag GGATGTTTTCAACTCACGCATCACACTCTCGACTCTATTAAATTGTATTGCAAAAGTCTACATTACGTAGATACACTGTATTGCCGGAGGATATCAGTGGCAGGTCTTGAAAGCTTGGCACAGTTATATGTCGATTGCCATGAGCATGCAGGTGTTGCTTCAggagaaaattaa
- the LOC126928945 gene encoding uncharacterized protein LOC126928945: protein MKTQKCCAHCSGKLISWENESHACCQPRYVSGNLRISSLNRNVPNASRKRCVKEDLPEPLPENRLACHDQFAIAKKLHAENLEHQPLPDKVNDSVFKDVKSEECCDGISSKKCCECCKHEIEDRFMSLTKHYGPVLGCKEPKTKMDLAICWETPINPVYEPPRSTHIDGSEGGFAPAIFSLVQHTSRPTAHSRISRNGKGCTCCRYHCKLEGDKNGNKKGDYKSVKCCSDSLCNGLNGIKISKQVQVDERPTAGYLRKCVACKDQTRNTREDPRLIKSAVGLALGIEKAENNQQKCGSKTAVSKLKTPFAKKSSCIDTLAPPFSVVNGCRDADFPEHWRLMSVYQQSYRNPYRRKIYRC, encoded by the coding sequence ATGAAGACTCAGAAGTGTTGCGCTCACTGTTCGGGAAAATTAATCAGTTGGGAAAACGAGTCCCACGCATGTTGCCAGCCACGATACGTTTCGGGAAATTTAAGAATATCTTCATTGAACAGGAATGTGCCAAACGCTTCCAGAAAAAGATGCGTTAAGGAAGATCTTCCGGAACCACTGCCAGAGAACCGATTAGCCTGTCACGATCAATTTGCTATAGCGAAGAAGCTTCATGCAGAGAATTTGGAACATCAACCCCTTCCTGATAAAGTCAACGACTCCGTTTTCAAAGATGTAAAATCAGAAGAATGTTGTGATGGAATCTCGTCGAAGAAATGCTGTGAATGTTGTAAGCATGAAATTGAAGATCGTTTCATGAGTTTGACTAAGCATTATGGGCCAGTTTTAGGCTGCAAGGAGCCCAAAACGAAGATGGATCTAGCTATTTGTTGGGAAACTCCAATAAATCCAGTTTATGAACCACCTAGATCTACTCATATCGATGGCTCAGAAGGTGGATTCGCGCCAGCTATATTTTCTCTTGTTCAACATACTTCTAGACCCACCGCTCATTCtagaatttcgagaaacggGAAAGGTTGTACTTGCTGTCGATATCATTGTAAATTAGAGGGAGATAAAAACGGAAATAAAAAAGGGGATTATAAAAGTGTGAAATGCTGCAGTGATAGTCTTTGTAATGGCTTGaatggaataaaaatttcaaagcaGGTTCAAGTTGATGAACGACCAACAGCAGGATATTTAAGGAAGTGCGTTGCCTGCAAAGACCAGACTAGAAATACACGTGAAGATCCTAGATTGATTAAATCAGCCGTCGGATTGGCATTGGGTATAGAAAAGGCTGAAAACAATCAACAAAAATGCGGAAGCAAGACAGCGGTATCGAAACTAAAAACGCCTTTTGCTAAAAAGTCTTCTTGCATCGATACTTTAGCTCCTCCATTTAGTGTTGTTAATGGATGTAGAGACGCCGATTTTCCAGAACATTGGAGACTCATGTCAGTTTATCAACAGTCGTATAGGAATCCGTACAGACGAAAAATTTATCGTTGTTAA
- the LOC126928957 gene encoding protein spaetzle-like: MTSKIFILSEFCFLITLQIPQNIFVQSRDIHHSTIKLTNEHKDDIIVFPGEKRRHVPPACKGSSYCENVDSYPEDIINRELRINESIKYLSSVDGVDIGQRLMPNDELSLCVADEQVIYPQSAENKDNEWKFIANQKNFKQGIRIEKCRTEGASCSVISGFAAGYETSCKQKFIFRELVSISENGSVGKDFFRFPASCCCFATLTGNVLTRMGIGQQSQIKSTTAPIKNR, translated from the exons ATGACCTCGAAAATCTTCATACTCAGTgaattttgttttttaataacGCTACAA ATACCACAAAATATTTTCGTGCAATCAAGAGACATTCATCACAGTACTATTAAATTGACAAATGAACACAAAG ATGACATAATTGTATTTCCTGGAGAAAAGAGAAGACACGTCCCCCCCGCTTGCAAAGGATCCAGCTATTGTGAGAACGTAGACTCTTATCCCGAAGATATAATAAACAGGGAGCTTCGAATAAACGAAAGCATTAAATATCTTTCTAGTGTAGATGGA GTTGATATAGGACAGAGGCTCATGCCAAACGATGAACTATCCCTTTGCGTAGCTGAT GAGCAAGTTATATATCCTCAATCAGCGGAGAACAAAGACAATGAATGGAAATTCATCGCGAATCAAAAAAATTTCAAACAGGGCATACGGATTGAAAAGTGTAG AACGGAGGGCGCCAGCTGTAGTGTGATAAGTGGATTTGCTGCAGGTTACGAAACAAGTTGCAAGCAAAAATTCATTTTTAGAGAATTGGTATCAATATCGGAAAACGGTAGTGTTGGTAAAGATTTTTTCCGATTCCCAGCGAGTTGTTGCTGTTTTGCAACACTCACTGGAAATGTACTTACAAGAATGGGTATAGGGCAGCAAAGTCAAATTAAATCTACTACAGCACCTATTAAAAATAGATGA
- the LOC126928944 gene encoding uncharacterized protein LOC126928944 isoform X1, with protein sequence MSDIKSVLSLLCQHLNFSINIVMKPEYFRLAKFNSTAENVTRTFWTALNVLSYYAVKEKQIKIDFQKYDTIWATKLCFAYLQYPAIEFYALSESSKNNRPLLLAFAWLLGTQDILSVITHINLSNSVLGRECSRLNSIQKKEIQYNIPETFSAQINNILYLNGKVNYNIKEISELISEKAKLISKIHTASVEVCGLPHLSVSETALVKRISATNKNALSNEDKKYIKELSTIASLLDIHMKWSKKKHIFFEWMVTVVQEHNKSLNTSFAGIDWNEVSKFISLLCSVTEEKLEALSSKEETINSQDYEPKCISRLLRVQGNDTEIERWLVKISGDLTKKTEDLDKRKEELSEKLKEILQSIPHCVEVSFL encoded by the exons atGTCTGATATAAAGAGTGTTTTGTCTCTATTATGTCAGCATTTAAATTTCTCAATCAACATCGTGATGAAACCTGAATATTTTAGGCTGGCAAAATTTAATAGCACGGCAGAAAATGTC ACTAGAACGTTTTGGACAGCACTGAATGTCTTAAGCTATTATgctgtaaaagaaaaacaaatcaaaattgattttcaaaaatatg ATACAATATGGGCTACCAAATTATGTTTTGCATATTTACAATACCCTGCAATAGAGTTTTATGCTTTAAGCGAGAGTAGTAAAAATAACAGACCATTATTATTAGCATTTGCATGGCTTCTTGGAACACAAGATATTCTAAGTGTTATCACTCACATAAATCTGTCTAATAGTGTGCTAGGAAGAGAATGTTCACGGTTGAATAGCATACAG AAGAAGGAAATACAGTATAATATACCAGAGACATTCAGTGCACAgataaataatatattgtaCTTAAATGGTAaagtaaattataatataaaagagaTATCTGAACTGATTTCTGAGAAGGCTAAGTTAATAAGCAAAATTCATACTGCGAGTGTTGAAGTTTGTGGTCTTCCACATCTAAGTGTATCAGAGACAGCATTGGTAAAACGTATCTCAGCTACCAATAAAAATGCACTTTCCAATGAagacaaaaaatatataaaagaattATCAACTATTGCTAGTTTATTAGATATACATATGAAGTGGTCTAAAAAGAAACATATATTTTTTGAATGGATG GTAACAGTAGTTCAAGAACATAATAAATCACTGAACACCAGCTTTGCAGGTATAGATTGGAATGAAGTTTCAAAGTTTATTTCTTTGTTATGTTCTGTGACTGAAGAAAAGCTTGAAGCTTTATCATCTAAGGAAGAAACTATTAATTCTCAAGACTATGAACCCAAATGCATTTCGCGTTTATTAAGGGTCCAAGGTAATGACACAGAAATAGAAAGGTGGCTAGTAAAAATTTCTGGTGACCTGACCAAAAAAACAGAAGATTTAGACAAAAGGAAAGAGGAACTTTCTGAGAAACTAAAAGAAATATTACAGTCAATCCCCCATTGTGTTGAAGtctcatttttatag
- the LOC126928972 gene encoding potassium/sodium hyperpolarization-activated cyclic nucleotide-gated channel 1-like, protein MDLMAYVPHFAEAPSVERAPVIQHICEQQEEEDEIKNIIKGNRIWNKLNRWFLKLRILSRRHPWTRWCLKSTTAVNYEISRHLKSHRYMIHPFSLFRIVWESLMIVFTFVALLVTPVSITFFFDRHTNWHVINDTMNIVFLCDIVMWFFTGYYDYRTKVTVLDPVIVARKYLQSYFFIDMLTVLPIGFIDYIIPNSMWYCTTLNMMKILRVRNIIVYFSRVRDVYRISFQLHKILESCTVVIICIHWAACLQYYVPISVDTLGTLSNNSWIKSSHFVIKQTKIQKYLVCLHRSIVACARSAHYLDMKTQEDIILNLILTIIGFLGNVFLLTQFSQLMTTFNITIKRHLKIIQQLQEYMRYKELPHALQRRLLTFYHYRNRKSFERNKKIINEVSPYLREELILHNYLRLINSVELFKHLPETVIVQLTSSLHSEIYMTGDEIVKAGTRGEALYFISSGTVAVYTVVGKEVCHLEDGSYFGEIALVMDTEHRIATIVAVETCEIFVLYRHDFQRFISPYPDLLNRLQNVALEHLNKSLLLDSTQDLGISTTPQYINISSIKSRRI, encoded by the exons ATGGATTTAATGGCATATGTGCCCCACTTTGCGGAAGCGCCGAGTGTGGAG CGTGCTCCGGTTATTCAACATATCTGCGAGCAACAGgaagaagaagatgaaataaagaatattataaAAGGAAACCGGATTTGGAATAAATTGAATCGTTGGTTTTTAAAACTACGTATTTTATCTAGGAGACATCCCTGGACTCGTTGGTGCCTTAAAAGTACAACCGCAGTGAATTATGAGATTTCAAGACATCTGAAATCACATCGTTACATGATACATCCTTTTAGTTTATTCAG GATTGTTTGGGAATCGTTAATGATTGTATTTACATTTGTGGCTCTTTTGGTTACTCCAGTGTCCATCACGTTTTTCTTTGACAGACATACTAACTGGCACGTGATTAACGACACGATGAATATAGTGTTTCTCTGCGATATTGTAATGTGGTTCTTTACTGGATATTATGATTATCGAACGAAAGTCACTGTCCTTGACCCTGTGATAGTAGCGCG GAAATACTTGCAGAGCTATTTCTTCATAGACATGTTGACAGTGTTACCTATAGGATTCATTGATTATATTATACCTAACTCGATGTGGTATTGTACTACATTAAACATGATGAAGATATTGAGAGTCCGCAATATCATCGTTTATTTTAGTAGAGTTCGCGAT GTGTACAGAATAAGTTTTCAATTGCATAAAATTCTAGAGTCGTGCACGGTCGTGATAATATGCATTCATTGGGCTGCTTGTCTACAATATTATGTCCCCATATCTGTAGATACATTGGGCACTTTAAGCAATAA CTCTTGGATCAAGTCATCACATTTTGTAATTAAACAAacgaaaatacaaaaataccTCGTGTGCCTGCATCGTTCGATTGTCGCTTGTGCTCGCTCTGCTCACTATTTGGATATGAAAACGCAAGAAGATATTATACTAAACTTGATCCTAACGATCATCGGATTCCTTGGTAACGTATTTTTATTAA CGCAATTCTCTCAACTAATGACAACATTCAATATAACTATCAAACGTCACCTGAAAATAATACAGCAGTTACAGGAGTACATGCGATACAAGGAGCTTCCACATGCCCTACAACGTCGGCTATTAACTTTCTACCATTACCGCAACAGAAAGAGCTTCGAAaggaataagaaaataataaatgaagTTTCGCCATATTTACGAGAG GAACTCATACTGCATAATTATTTGAGACTGATTAATAGCGTAGAATTATTCAAGCATCTACCGGAAACTGTAATCGTACAGTTAACGAGTTCATTACACTCCGAGATCTATATGACTGGTGATGAAATCGTCAAAGCTGGTACTCGTGGTGAAGCCTTGTATTTCATTTCATCCGGTACCGTAGCGGTTTACACTGTCGTGGGAAAAGAA GTTTGTCACTTGGAAGACGGAAGTTATTTCGGAGAGATCGCTCTGGTGATGGACACCGAGCATAGAATAGCAACCATAGTTGCGGTGGAAACTTGTGAAATCTTTGTGTTATATCGCCACGACTTTCAGAGATTCATATCACCGTATCCTGATCTCTTGAACCGGCTGCAAAATGTTGCTCTTGAACACTTAAACAAAAGCCTTCTTTTGGACTCCACGCAGGATTTAGGAATTTCCACCACGCcgcaatatattaatataagtaGTATAAAAAGCAGAAGAATAtag
- the LOC126928956 gene encoding ninjurin-A-like, with amino-acid sequence MAEPRDKSDEMIIYMDKLGDKERLTEPLTYKSLTPKTISRSGSMLETDNTNNPRPTSGPEIDDLEPAGSFPTEFDPRIGIDDGLLPNQPGVPEIPRTPFLPSPSIPPIQPIPDVNIYQHKKTLAQGMMDLALLSANANQLRYVLQTDGGHPYYYPSLVLIGSSLILQIAVGIGLIWNSRYDVNDNAQMCKANRANNWTVIGIFLVTIFNVFISSFGVVDQVSVMPIASRIDSESEN; translated from the coding sequence ATGGCTGAACCAAGAGATAAAAGTGATGAAATGATTATTTATATGGATAAGCTTGGCGATAAAGAACGATTGACAGAACCATTGACTTATAAATCTTTAACACCGAAGACTATATCGCGTTCCGGTTCCATGCTCGAGACAGATAATACAAACAATCCACGACCGACGTCCGGCCCAGAAATCGATGACCTAGAACCGGCAGGAAGTTTCCCGACAGAATTTGATCCTCGGATAGGAATTGATGATGGTCTCCTGCCAAATCAACCAGGGGTACCAGAAATCCCAAGAACTCCATTTTTACCATCGCCATCTATACCGCCTATTCAGCCGATACCTGACGTGAATATCTATCAGCACAAGAAAACGCTCGCACAAGGAATGATGGATCTGGCTCTTTTGTCTGCTAATGCAAATCAGTTGCGTTATGTTTTACAAACTGACGGGGGGCATCCGTATTATTATCCATCATTGGTGCTAATAGGCAGCAGCTTAATATTACAAATTGCAGTGGGAATAGGATTAATTTGGAATAGTAGATACGACGTTAATGATAATGCTCAAATGTGTAAGGCCAACCGGGCTAATAATTGGACAGTGATCGGTATATTTCTAGTAACAATTTTTAATGTCTTCATTTCGTCATTCGGCGTTGTTGATCAAGTATCAGTAATGCCTATAGCATCTAGAATTGATAGTGAAAGTGAAAATTAA
- the LOC126928971 gene encoding CDC42 small effector protein homolog, whose amino-acid sequence MAGSGELWVQCFTCCLMQQGPRTRNGRQRSHQRLRIDRSMIGVPTNFRHTGHISSGDLDMSNAQLSNIQAQMQMKGGYDNAYSVKAC is encoded by the exons ATGGCTGGCAGTGGAGAACTTTGGGTACAGTGCTTTACCTGTTGTTTGATGCAACAAGGACCAAGGACACGGAATGGAAGACAGAGGTCACATCAAAGGTTAAGGATAGATCGTAGCATGATAGGAGTACCTACAAACTTTAGGCATACTGGACATATTAGTAGTGGAGATCTCGATATGAGCAATGCACAATTGTCAAATATTCAGGCACAAATGCAAATGAAAGGAGGCTATGACAATGCATACAGTGTCAAG GCATGTTGA